The following are encoded together in the Bacillus cereus group sp. RP43 genome:
- the exsG gene encoding exosporium protein ExsG, translated as MEFQLLVTCVLHEGNAYFLVTKVDDVITLKVPITAGVAGLFLALGVPRCS; from the coding sequence ATGGAATTCCAATTGTTAGTAACTTGCGTGTTACATGAAGGCAATGCTTACTTTTTAGTAACGAAAGTAGATGATGTTATTACGTTGAAAGTGCCAATTACAGCAGGAGTAGCAGGCTTATTTTTAGCTTTAGGTGTACCGAGATGTTCTTAA
- a CDS encoding excalibur calcium-binding domain-containing protein, which yields MAILSNIGVALFLIAIILLILCIISFFKKNGKAKQYGRSTVILFMISIILIVTGTTKSEHPVVEFFAILSFILFIFFLVLAILSVIKRTGVAKKQFIITAILFVIFVALLGISGPSSEKTTATNKQVASNSEEKKDDEKKKELEKKEADEKTRKQEEEKHQAEELTRKQEDEKRQTEELARKQEDEKRQAEELARKQQEEQQRQAEEQARKQQEEQQRQAEEQARKQQEEQQRQAAEQTRKQQEEQQRQAAELARKQQEEQQKAQQAQTKPATSNNSNVIYKNCTEVKNAGKAPLYRDQPGYSSKLDRDGDGVACEK from the coding sequence ATGGCTATTTTGAGTAATATTGGTGTAGCTTTATTTTTGATTGCTATCATTCTTTTAATCTTATGTATCATTTCATTCTTTAAGAAAAATGGGAAAGCAAAACAATATGGGCGTTCTACCGTTATTCTGTTTATGATTTCAATTATCTTAATAGTGACTGGCACAACAAAATCGGAACACCCCGTCGTCGAGTTTTTTGCTATTTTAAGTTTCATTCTATTTATATTCTTCCTTGTTCTTGCAATATTATCTGTTATTAAGAGAACAGGTGTAGCAAAAAAACAATTTATTATTACAGCTATTTTATTTGTCATTTTTGTTGCGCTATTAGGTATTTCAGGTCCTTCTTCTGAAAAAACGACAGCAACTAATAAACAAGTCGCTTCTAATAGTGAAGAGAAAAAAGATGACGAAAAGAAAAAGGAATTAGAAAAGAAAGAAGCGGACGAAAAAACTCGTAAACAAGAAGAGGAAAAGCACCAAGCTGAGGAACTAACTCGTAAGCAAGAAGATGAGAAACGTCAAACTGAGGAACTAGCTCGCAAGCAAGAAGATGAGAAACGCCAAGCTGAAGAACTAGCTCGTAAACAACAAGAAGAACAACAGCGTCAAGCTGAAGAACAGGCTCGTAAACAACAAGAAGAACAACAGCGTCAAGCTGAAGAACAGGCCCGTAAACAACAAGAAGAGCAACAACGCCAAGCTGCTGAGCAAACTCGTAAACAACAAGAAGAACAGCAACGTCAAGCCGCTGAACTAGCTCGCAAACAACAAGAAGAGCAGCAAAAAGCACAGCAAGCTCAAACAAAACCAGCTACAAGTAACAATAGTAATGTAATTTACAAAAATTGTACTGAAGTTAAGAATGCTGGAAAAGCTCCCTTATATAGAGATCAACCAGGTTATAGCTCTAAACTTGATCGTGATGGCGATGGAGTTGCATGTGAAAAATAG
- the ric gene encoding iron-sulfur cluster repair di-iron protein — MKHTFTETSIISEIVTQFPKASDLFKSYRIDFCCGGNRSLIDAINERNLSATEVITELNTLYHKTKLLNESEIDWKNASYRELIDYVINKHHRYLNEELPQLSPYVTKVLRVHGANQPHLAQIHKLFHELKMELEQHLIKEETEDFPLILEFEQNPTDENYAKLREVVDELENEHNHAGNIIKELRKVTNDFTPPEGACGTYCLVYQRLEAIESDLFEHIHLENNILFPRAITKA, encoded by the coding sequence ATGAAACATACATTTACTGAAACTTCAATTATCAGTGAGATTGTAACACAATTTCCGAAAGCTAGTGATCTTTTTAAATCATATAGAATAGATTTTTGTTGTGGTGGTAATAGATCACTTATTGATGCAATTAATGAAAGAAATTTATCAGCAACAGAAGTAATTACAGAGTTAAATACGCTTTATCATAAAACGAAACTATTAAACGAATCTGAAATTGATTGGAAAAATGCTTCTTATCGCGAGTTAATAGATTATGTTATAAATAAGCATCATCGTTATTTAAATGAAGAGTTGCCACAGTTAAGTCCATATGTGACGAAAGTATTACGCGTTCATGGGGCAAATCAGCCTCATTTAGCTCAAATTCATAAACTATTTCATGAACTTAAAATGGAATTAGAACAACATTTAATTAAAGAAGAAACGGAAGATTTCCCGTTAATTTTAGAATTCGAACAAAATCCAACTGATGAAAACTATGCAAAGTTACGTGAAGTAGTAGATGAGTTGGAGAATGAACATAACCACGCTGGCAATATTATTAAAGAACTTCGTAAGGTGACAAATGACTTTACTCCACCAGAAGGGGCTTGCGGCACTTATTGCCTTGTTTACCAGCGCCTTGAAGCCATTGAATCTGATTTATTTGAGCATATTCATTTAGAAAATAATATTTTATTTCCGCGTGCAATTACAAAAGCATAA
- the nirB gene encoding NADPH-nitrite reductase large subunit, translated as MKKRLVMIGNGMAGIRCMEEILKHDSDLYNITIFGDEPHPNYNRIMLSHVLQGKTNIQDIIMNEYSWYEENEITLYTNEKVQSIDREKKVIVTEKNRTLTYDKLIIATGSSAFILPVEGSTLPGVTGFRTIEDTQFMINTAKDKKKAVVIGGGLLGLEAARGLIDLGMDVHVVHLMPSLMEQQLDAKAASLLREDLEAQGMKFLMEKKTVKILGTDHVEGIQFEDGEIVDCDLIVMAVGIRPNTQIAKDAGLIVNRGIVVNDHMQTNDESIYAVGECSEHDGIAYGLVAPLYEQGAILAKHITNLQTDGYAGSIVGTQLKVAGCDLFSAGQIYEDDQTKAISIFNECKRSYKKVLIRDNKVVGIVLYGDTADGTRLFSMLKKEEDIQEYTAASLLHKAGVESELDVATMSADDTICGCNGVTKGTIVHAILEQELTTFEEVKGCTKAAGSCGKCRPLVEQVLSHTLGDAFDASVQSAGICGCTPLSRDEVVAAIHEKGLKSPKEVRNVLGFIHEDGCPKCRPALNYYLRMAIPVEYADDKSSRFVNERMNGNIQHDGTFSVIPRMYGGVTTADDLMKIAEVAKKYDVPLVKITGASRIGLYGVKKQDLPNVWADLNMTSGYAYSKSLRNVKSCVGSRFCRFGTKDSLGLGMLLEQSLEMVDTPHKMKMGVTGCPRNCAEVLTKDFGVVCVENGYQLYIGGNGGTEVREADFVMIVPTEDDVLRIATAYMQYYRETAIYGERTAYWTERLGFDHIKEILQDASMVTTLNERFQTARSTYTEAWGQALETKSLKAMYEVETVK; from the coding sequence ATGAAAAAACGTTTAGTTATGATTGGAAATGGTATGGCTGGAATACGCTGTATGGAAGAAATATTAAAACATGATAGTGATTTATATAATATTACTATTTTTGGAGATGAACCGCATCCAAACTACAACCGCATTATGCTATCTCATGTTCTACAAGGCAAAACAAATATACAAGATATCATTATGAATGAATATAGTTGGTACGAAGAAAATGAAATAACTTTATATACAAACGAAAAAGTTCAAAGTATTGACCGAGAAAAAAAAGTCATTGTCACAGAAAAAAACCGTACTCTTACATACGACAAACTCATTATCGCAACAGGTTCTAGTGCTTTTATATTGCCTGTTGAAGGTTCCACCCTTCCTGGTGTGACAGGATTTCGAACAATTGAAGATACACAATTTATGATTAATACTGCTAAAGATAAGAAAAAGGCCGTTGTCATTGGTGGTGGATTACTTGGTTTAGAAGCCGCAAGAGGTCTTATTGACTTAGGAATGGACGTACATGTTGTTCATTTAATGCCGAGCTTAATGGAGCAACAATTAGATGCCAAAGCAGCTTCCCTTCTGCGTGAAGATTTAGAAGCGCAAGGCATGAAATTTCTCATGGAAAAGAAAACTGTAAAGATTCTTGGTACAGATCATGTTGAGGGTATTCAATTTGAAGATGGTGAAATTGTAGATTGTGATTTAATCGTAATGGCTGTCGGAATACGTCCGAATACTCAAATAGCAAAAGATGCTGGTTTAATTGTAAATCGCGGCATTGTAGTCAACGACCATATGCAAACAAATGATGAGTCCATTTATGCGGTTGGAGAATGTTCGGAACATGATGGTATCGCATATGGCCTTGTTGCACCTCTTTATGAACAAGGTGCAATATTAGCAAAACATATAACGAATTTACAAACGGATGGATATGCAGGCAGTATTGTCGGTACACAATTGAAAGTTGCAGGTTGTGACTTATTCTCTGCTGGCCAAATTTATGAAGATGATCAAACGAAAGCAATATCAATCTTTAATGAATGTAAACGTTCCTATAAAAAAGTATTAATTCGTGACAATAAAGTCGTCGGTATCGTTTTATATGGTGACACAGCTGATGGTACACGCCTCTTTAGCATGTTAAAGAAAGAAGAAGATATACAAGAATATACAGCTGCTTCTCTTCTTCACAAAGCTGGTGTAGAAAGTGAACTTGACGTTGCTACAATGAGTGCAGATGACACGATTTGTGGATGTAATGGTGTTACGAAAGGCACAATCGTACATGCCATTTTAGAACAAGAGTTAACTACTTTTGAAGAAGTAAAAGGATGCACAAAAGCCGCAGGGTCTTGTGGTAAATGTCGCCCGCTTGTGGAACAAGTTTTATCTCATACACTTGGAGATGCTTTTGATGCCTCAGTGCAATCTGCCGGTATATGTGGATGTACACCTTTATCCCGTGATGAAGTCGTAGCGGCCATTCACGAGAAAGGTTTAAAATCTCCAAAAGAAGTACGAAATGTTCTTGGTTTTATACATGAAGACGGCTGTCCGAAATGTCGTCCTGCTTTAAATTACTATTTACGTATGGCGATTCCAGTAGAATATGCAGACGATAAATCATCTCGTTTCGTTAATGAAAGAATGAACGGGAACATTCAGCATGATGGTACATTTTCTGTTATTCCACGTATGTACGGAGGCGTTACAACAGCAGATGATTTAATGAAAATTGCTGAAGTTGCGAAAAAGTACGATGTTCCTCTTGTGAAAATTACAGGTGCGAGCCGAATCGGCTTATATGGTGTTAAGAAACAAGATTTACCTAACGTATGGGCTGACTTAAATATGACTTCGGGATATGCGTATTCAAAATCGCTTCGTAATGTAAAATCATGTGTTGGTTCTCGCTTCTGCCGTTTCGGTACGAAAGATTCATTAGGACTTGGTATGTTACTTGAACAATCATTAGAAATGGTAGATACACCTCATAAAATGAAGATGGGTGTAACGGGCTGTCCACGTAACTGTGCGGAAGTACTGACGAAAGATTTTGGCGTTGTTTGTGTCGAAAATGGATACCAACTTTATATTGGCGGAAATGGTGGTACAGAGGTACGCGAAGCTGATTTTGTAATGATTGTCCCTACTGAAGATGATGTCCTTCGCATCGCTACAGCTTACATGCAATATTATCGTGAAACTGCTATTTACGGAGAGCGTACTGCCTACTGGACAGAACGTTTAGGCTTCGATCACATAAAAGAAATACTACAAGATGCAAGTATGGTTACTACGCTAAATGAACGCTTCCAAACAGCTCGTAGCACTTATACGGAAGCATGGGGACAAGCATTAGAAACGAAGTCATTAAAAGCGATGTATGAAGTAGAAACTGTGAAATAA
- the nirD gene encoding nitrite reductase small subunit NirD, with protein MIQTKEKIKVMRAEDLPIQIGKEVQMKGMSIALFRLSNGDIRAVENRCPHKNGPLAEGIVSGEFVFCPLHDWKISLLTGEVQKPDDGCIQTYEVEVIDGYIYIYM; from the coding sequence ATGATACAAACGAAAGAAAAAATAAAAGTTATGCGTGCAGAAGACCTTCCTATACAAATCGGTAAAGAGGTGCAAATGAAAGGTATGTCTATCGCTCTATTCCGTCTTTCAAATGGCGATATTCGAGCTGTAGAAAATCGTTGTCCTCATAAAAATGGACCGTTAGCAGAAGGAATTGTATCTGGAGAATTCGTCTTTTGTCCGCTGCATGATTGGAAAATCTCATTACTAACAGGTGAAGTTCAAAAGCCTGATGACGGCTGTATTCAAACATACGAAGTAGAAGTTATTGATGGTTACATTTATATATACATGTAA
- a CDS encoding uroporphyrin-III C-methyltransferase encodes MNGYVYLVGAGPGDEGLITKKAIDCLKRADIVLYDRLLNPFFLSYTKETCELIYCGKMPKNHIMRQEMINAHLLQFAKEGKIVVRLKGGDPSIFGRVGEEAETLATANIPYEIVPGITSSIAASSYAGIPLTHRNYSNSVTLLTGHAKGPLADHGKYNSSHNSDTIAYYMGIKNLPTICENLLQAGKKEDTPVAVIEWGTTGKQRVVTGTLSTIVPIVKKENISNPSMTIVGDVVSLRNQIAWKEYKPLHGKKVLVASATNKKSAIKQMLQESGAEIYQIPTFKKKEYTLTPEQIHEIFNVDRLVFCSSESVEILMQSCSKHQKDIRTLQAKLQYMNVTTQEKLMQYGLLSKQAEFSSDTTVYLGRNINRIAFIQEKIGAGSYMMTHEYTIDRRFDEVHSRMLSEFSWDSIVFDGRASIDTFLSEVKRLGFIDILALPFSYTDAPTLHYANKVGFHNVDEQLQDIIMKKDLVVR; translated from the coding sequence ATGAACGGATATGTATATTTAGTTGGTGCAGGACCAGGTGATGAAGGGCTTATTACAAAGAAAGCGATAGATTGTTTAAAGCGTGCAGATATCGTTTTATATGACCGTTTATTAAACCCTTTCTTTCTTAGTTATACAAAAGAAACATGTGAACTTATTTATTGCGGAAAAATGCCAAAGAATCATATTATGCGACAAGAAATGATTAACGCCCACCTTCTTCAATTTGCGAAAGAAGGAAAAATCGTTGTTCGATTAAAGGGCGGAGATCCATCTATTTTTGGCCGTGTTGGTGAAGAAGCAGAAACTTTAGCAACAGCGAACATTCCATATGAAATTGTACCAGGCATTACATCTAGCATCGCCGCTAGTAGCTATGCAGGTATCCCCCTCACCCACCGTAACTACAGTAATAGCGTCACTTTATTAACTGGGCATGCAAAAGGTCCTTTAGCCGATCATGGAAAATATAATTCATCCCACAATAGCGACACAATCGCCTACTACATGGGTATAAAAAACTTACCTACAATTTGCGAAAACTTACTACAAGCAGGAAAGAAAGAAGATACGCCAGTAGCAGTCATTGAATGGGGTACAACTGGTAAACAGCGCGTTGTCACAGGAACACTTTCAACCATTGTTCCTATCGTCAAAAAAGAAAATATTTCTAATCCATCAATGACAATTGTTGGTGATGTTGTTTCCTTACGTAATCAAATCGCTTGGAAAGAATATAAACCATTACATGGCAAGAAGGTTTTAGTTGCATCTGCAACAAATAAAAAAAGCGCAATAAAGCAAATGTTACAAGAGTCCGGTGCAGAAATTTATCAAATTCCAACTTTCAAAAAGAAAGAATACACATTAACCCCTGAACAAATCCATGAAATTTTTAACGTTGATCGCCTTGTTTTTTGTTCATCTGAAAGTGTAGAAATCTTGATGCAATCATGTAGTAAACACCAGAAAGATATTCGTACCTTACAGGCGAAACTGCAGTATATGAACGTTACCACTCAAGAAAAACTTATGCAATATGGGCTACTAAGTAAACAAGCAGAGTTCTCTTCCGATACAACTGTTTACTTAGGCAGAAATATTAATCGAATTGCTTTTATTCAAGAGAAAATTGGTGCCGGATCTTATATGATGACTCATGAGTATACAATTGACCGTCGTTTCGATGAAGTCCATTCTCGTATGCTTTCTGAATTCTCATGGGATAGCATTGTATTTGATGGCCGTGCTTCAATTGATACGTTTCTATCAGAAGTAAAACGCCTTGGCTTTATCGATATCCTTGCTCTTCCCTTCTCGTATACCGACGCTCCAACTTTACACTATGCGAATAAAGTCGGATTTCATAATGTAGATGAGCAATTACAAGACATTATTATGAAGAAAGATTTGGTGGTACGATGA
- a CDS encoding sirohydrochlorin chelatase, translated as MKGIVYVGHGSRLQEGNKQFIHFIQSVMKERKEGIQKIAFLELTTPTIEDAVTEAILEGTTEIMIVPVLLFEAAHYKRDIPFEIEQLQKKYPQITFSVVPPFSTHPHMVALVVKRIREAIPMQGSSILLVGRGSSDPQPIHELQQIGAAVEQKLGMPVSCSFLTKGTPSFTAELKTITSAASHVYVMPYLLFTGLLLQKIKLHTKKYDHVTTCNCLQFDAYMKLALLERMEECVYV; from the coding sequence ATGAAAGGAATTGTATATGTTGGACACGGGAGCCGGCTTCAAGAAGGGAACAAACAATTCATTCACTTTATTCAATCTGTTATGAAAGAACGTAAAGAAGGAATTCAAAAAATAGCTTTTCTAGAGCTAACAACACCTACCATTGAAGATGCAGTTACAGAAGCGATACTGGAGGGAACAACTGAAATAATGATTGTACCTGTTTTATTATTTGAAGCAGCTCATTATAAACGTGATATTCCTTTTGAAATAGAGCAACTACAAAAGAAATATCCACAAATAACATTTTCAGTTGTACCACCTTTTAGTACGCATCCACATATGGTGGCACTTGTAGTGAAAAGAATACGTGAAGCCATTCCAATGCAAGGTAGTAGTATTTTACTCGTAGGGCGAGGTAGTAGTGATCCACAGCCAATACATGAGTTACAACAAATCGGAGCAGCTGTCGAACAAAAACTCGGTATGCCTGTATCGTGCTCCTTTTTAACGAAAGGAACGCCCTCTTTTACTGCTGAGCTCAAGACTATAACATCGGCCGCGTCCCACGTATATGTCATGCCGTACCTTCTCTTTACCGGATTGTTGCTCCAGAAAATTAAATTGCATACAAAAAAATATGATCACGTTACAACTTGTAATTGTCTTCAGTTTGATGCATATATGAAGTTGGCATTATTAGAGCGAATGGAGGAATGTGTGTATGTATAG
- a CDS encoding precorrin-2 dehydrogenase: MYSMYPLMFNLDKKVVVIVGGGKIAYRKASGLKDTGAFVTVVSPEICEKMKELPYITWRQKTFTNDDIKDAHLIYAATNQHTVNMMVKQAAYDFQWVNVVSDGTASSFHTPGVIRNDEYVVTISTSGKDPSFTKRLKQELTSIFPKLIKKLSRTHK; this comes from the coding sequence ATGTATAGCATGTATCCTCTTATGTTTAATCTAGATAAAAAAGTGGTTGTTATAGTTGGTGGTGGTAAAATTGCATATCGAAAAGCGTCTGGATTAAAGGATACAGGCGCTTTTGTCACGGTTGTCAGCCCGGAAATTTGCGAGAAAATGAAAGAGCTTCCTTATATTACATGGAGGCAAAAAACTTTTACTAATGATGATATTAAAGATGCCCATCTTATTTATGCGGCAACAAATCAACATACTGTAAATATGATGGTCAAACAGGCCGCCTATGATTTTCAATGGGTTAACGTTGTAAGTGACGGTACAGCATCATCATTTCACACACCTGGTGTCATACGAAATGATGAATATGTTGTCACTATTTCAACTTCAGGTAAAGATCCATCGTTTACGAAGCGTTTGAAGCAGGAACTAACATCTATATTTCCTAAACTTATAAAAAAGCTTTCTCGTACTCACAAATAA
- a CDS encoding STAS/SEC14 domain-containing protein produces MRFFRIIVTKGDDSKLSKQNISTTVSGDIIVTHLVGNIKTDDVYEWFNGFEQVCQQFISEGRKYKLLVDRKGYTPNHFSVQKVWKEKFFNETILNHSKAIAFLLEEGEILNYLQQSNTKESVKFFDDYEQALIWLNEYPI; encoded by the coding sequence ATGAGATTTTTCCGCATAATTGTAACTAAGGGGGATGATTCCAAGTTGAGTAAACAGAATATCAGCACAACAGTTTCAGGAGATATAATTGTTACCCATCTAGTTGGCAATATAAAAACAGATGATGTGTATGAATGGTTTAATGGTTTCGAGCAGGTTTGTCAGCAATTCATTTCCGAAGGGCGGAAATACAAATTGTTGGTGGATAGAAAAGGATACACGCCAAATCATTTTTCTGTTCAAAAAGTATGGAAAGAGAAGTTCTTCAATGAAACCATTTTGAATCATAGTAAGGCAATTGCATTTCTTCTTGAAGAAGGGGAGATACTGAATTATTTGCAACAATCCAATACAAAAGAATCCGTGAAATTTTTTGATGATTATGAACAAGCGCTAATTTGGTTGAATGAATACCCAATATAA
- the narK gene encoding nitrate transporter NarK, whose protein sequence is MKSPNFQLSLQTANLVIGFMVWVILSSLMPYIKADIPLTAGQISMVTAVPVILGSILRIPIGYWTNRYGARKLFFISFILLLFPVFYISVANSMMDLIIGGLFVGIGGAVFSVGVTSLPKYFPKESHGFVNGIYGVGNAGTAITSFLAPVIATSVGWRTTVQCYLILLAAFALMNFLLGDRKEKKVNTPLMEQIKGVYKNEKLWFLCIFYFLTFGSFVAFTVYLPNFLVSHFGLEKVDAGMRTAGFIVLATIMRPIGGWLGDKFNPFKILIFVFIGLTLSGIILSFMPSMNVYTFGCLLVAFCAGIGNGTIFKLVPMYFSEQAGIVNGVVSALGGLGGFFPPLILTLLFQLTGHYAIGFMALSEVALACLIITVWMYSQEKLLVMLKNH, encoded by the coding sequence ATGAAAAGTCCTAATTTTCAATTAAGTTTACAAACTGCTAATCTAGTTATCGGTTTTATGGTATGGGTCATTTTATCATCATTAATGCCTTATATTAAAGCGGATATTCCATTAACTGCAGGACAAATTTCTATGGTAACAGCAGTACCGGTTATTTTAGGTTCTATTCTTCGCATTCCAATTGGTTATTGGACGAATCGTTACGGAGCAAGAAAATTATTCTTTATTAGTTTTATTCTTTTATTATTCCCCGTCTTTTACATTAGTGTTGCCAATTCTATGATGGATTTAATTATTGGTGGCTTATTTGTAGGGATCGGTGGTGCTGTATTCTCTGTAGGCGTAACGTCTCTACCAAAATACTTCCCGAAAGAGAGTCACGGTTTTGTAAATGGTATTTACGGTGTGGGTAACGCTGGAACAGCAATTACTTCATTTTTAGCACCTGTTATTGCAACTTCAGTTGGCTGGAGAACGACAGTACAGTGTTATTTAATTTTACTTGCAGCATTTGCACTTATGAACTTTTTATTAGGCGATCGTAAAGAAAAAAAGGTGAATACACCATTAATGGAACAAATAAAAGGTGTATATAAAAATGAAAAACTGTGGTTTTTATGTATCTTTTACTTTTTAACATTCGGATCATTTGTTGCATTTACAGTATACTTACCAAACTTTTTAGTATCTCACTTCGGATTAGAGAAAGTAGATGCAGGTATGCGGACAGCTGGATTCATCGTATTAGCAACAATTATGCGCCCGATTGGTGGTTGGCTCGGCGATAAATTTAATCCATTTAAAATATTAATCTTCGTATTTATCGGTTTAACACTTTCAGGTATTATTTTATCATTTATGCCAAGCATGAACGTATACACATTTGGTTGCTTACTAGTCGCATTTTGTGCAGGTATTGGAAATGGTACAATTTTCAAGCTTGTGCCAATGTACTTCTCTGAGCAAGCAGGGATTGTAAATGGAGTTGTGTCAGCTTTAGGTGGACTAGGAGGGTTTTTCCCGCCATTAATTTTAACATTACTATTCCAACTGACAGGTCATTATGCAATTGGATTTATGGCGTTATCAGAAGTAGCGCTTGCTTGTTTAATCATTACAGTGTGGATGTATAGCCAAGAGAAATTGTTAGTGATGTTAAAGAATCATTAA
- the moaD gene encoding molybdopterin converting factor subunit 1, whose translation MIEVLLFAHLQEEASKPSMQIDCENITVAELKEVLIKKYNVAISSEIMVAVNEEYANEDDIIQTGDVVAMIPPVSGG comes from the coding sequence ATGATTGAAGTACTATTATTTGCACATTTGCAAGAAGAAGCAAGTAAGCCGTCCATGCAAATAGATTGTGAAAATATTACGGTTGCTGAACTAAAGGAAGTTCTCATTAAGAAATACAATGTAGCGATTTCAAGTGAGATAATGGTCGCCGTAAATGAAGAATATGCAAATGAGGATGACATCATTCAAACTGGCGATGTCGTAGCAATGATTCCGCCAGTAAGTGGTGGTTGA
- a CDS encoding molybdenum cofactor biosynthesis protein MoaE → MTHTYYEVIDTPISIEDVTSKVIRRECGAVTTFIGTVRELTKGRRTLYLEYVAYKTMAEKQLEKIGAEVEAKWPGTYVAITHRIGTLQISDLAVVVAVATPHRKAAYEANEYIMERIKQIVPIWKKEFWEDGESWIGDQLEKTAYGNGEPGKEMRI, encoded by the coding sequence ATGACACATACGTATTATGAAGTAATTGATACACCTATTTCAATTGAAGATGTTACAAGTAAAGTAATTCGCCGTGAGTGCGGTGCGGTTACTACTTTTATTGGCACTGTCAGAGAATTGACGAAAGGGCGTCGTACGCTTTATTTAGAGTATGTAGCTTATAAGACAATGGCAGAAAAACAGCTTGAGAAAATTGGTGCTGAAGTAGAAGCAAAGTGGCCTGGGACATATGTGGCAATTACACATCGCATTGGTACATTACAAATTTCTGATTTGGCTGTTGTCGTCGCTGTTGCTACTCCACATCGGAAAGCGGCCTATGAGGCGAATGAATATATTATGGAACGTATAAAACAAATTGTTCCGATTTGGAAAAAAGAGTTTTGGGAAGATGGTGAGTCGTGGATAGGCGATCAGTTAGAGAAAACAGCATATGGTAATGGCGAGCCTGGAAAGGAGATGAGAATATGA